One part of the Hydra vulgaris chromosome 01, alternate assembly HydraT2T_AEP genome encodes these proteins:
- the LOC136074411 gene encoding uncharacterized protein LOC136074411 has protein sequence MVRNRIKKTNKVAIPSKTMKVAVNKVLEGTQLNVVARQFNIDRMTLKRYCRKKRLNPNEAFKPNYNNRQVFTAEDEKSLSSYLLIASKMNYGLSTRSTRLLAYEFALKNNKICPSSWIKNKIAGIDWLQGFMKRQPELSLRTPEATSFARYTAFNKHTVREFFQNLKTVRNQYKYNPNCIYNVDETGLTTVQKPVKVLAGRGSKQVGRITSAERGTLLTACCASNAIGNSIPSLFIFPRVKFHDYMIKEGPPGCVGFANPSGWMNSEIFIAWIKDFVKYSNCSQESPVLLLLDSHESHNSVKGLELAIQHGITMISFPPHCSHKLQPLDRTVFGPLKRFYNSACDNWMASNPRPMTIYDIVSIVREPYTKAFSPSNIQTGFRVAGIEPINSEIFKDDEYLPSSVTDRAAPDTV, from the coding sequence ATGGTTagaaatagaattaaaaaaacaaataaagttgcTATACCAAGTAAAACAATGAAAGTAGctgttaataaagttttagaagGAACACAACTGAATGTTGTAGCACGTCAGTTTAACATAGATAGAATgactttaaaaagatattgtcgTAAAAAGAGGCTTAATCCAAATGAAGCTTTCAAGCCTAACTACAACAATAGACAAGTTTTTACAGCagaagatgaaaaaagtttatcaagttATTTACTAATTGCATCAAAAATGAACTATGGCCTTTCAACTAGGTCAACGCGATTATTGGCATAtgaatttgctttaaaaaacaataagataTGCCCATCATCAtggatcaaaaataaaattgcaggCATTGATTGGTTGCAAGGTTTTATGAAAAGACAACCAGAGTTGTCTCTACGAACACCTGAAGCAACAAGCTTCGCTCGATATACAGCTTTTAACAAACACACTGTAAGagagttttttcaaaatcttaaaACGGTAagaaatcaatataaatataatcctaactgtatatataatgttgatgaaactggTTTAACAACCGTTCAAAAGCCGGTAAAGGTTTTAGCTGGTAGAGGAAGCAAACAAGTTGGAAGAATCACATCTGCAGAACGAGGAACATTGCTAACTGCATGTTGTGCCTCTAATGCTATTGGAAATTCCATTccttcattatttatttttcctagGGTAAAGTTTCATGATTACATGATTAAGGAAGGACCTCCTGGATGTGTGGGATTTGCAAATCCTTCTGGTTGGATGAACTCAGAAATTTTTATAGCATGgattaaagattttgttaaatattcaaACTGTTCTCAGGAATCTCCAGTTTTGTTACTTCTCGACAGTCATGAAAGTCATAATTCTGTTAAAGGCTTGGAGCTTGCAATTCAACACGGAATTACAATGATAAGTTTTCCTCCCCATTGCAGCCATAAATTGCAGCCATTAGATAGAACTGTTTTTGGACCattgaaaaggttttacaaTTCTGCATGTGATAATTGGATGGCTTCAAACCCAAGACCAATGACCATTTATGATATTGTTTCAATAGTTCGAGAACCGTATACAAAAGCTTTCTCACCATCTAATATACAGACAGGATTTAGAGTAGCTGGCATTGAGCCAATCAATTCTGAAATTTTCAAAGATGACGAATATTTACCATCATCAGTTACAGATAGAGCTGCTCCAGATACAGTTTAG